In one Gadus morhua chromosome 7, gadMor3.0, whole genome shotgun sequence genomic region, the following are encoded:
- the LOC115547127 gene encoding odorant receptor 131-2-like, whose amino-acid sequence MPNDFQLQQNSSTSNGSTENKAGVNVVVSFIPCVIFLYINCVMLYTLRSKPVFRETSRYLLLYNLLLAETLQMALAQMMFLIAVGMVLMTRLVCLLVFIPTIITTVISPFNLALMSLDTYVAVCFPLRHASIVTVPTTYGAIAVVWAISLANMLVKVIMLKFLDARPFGQFMSMLCTETNIFQLKIFSEFESGFVCLMGIICAKSTLFQLKIFSEFESGFVCAEFVSVGLIIILSYVGVMVAAKAASTDRLSANKASKTVLLHMIQLGLSLSSSLVSTILTGLHGKVDVITFRHLRFSLFVCFIILPRCLSCLIYGLRDQIIRPILIRHLRQGIKMLNIQVIHSKY is encoded by the exons ATGCCGAATGACTTCCAACTACAACAGAACTCTTCTACATCCAACGGGAGCACAGAGAATAAGGCGGGAGTTAATGTTGTCGTTTCTTTCATCCCATGCGTCATCTTCCTCTACATAAACTGTGTGATGCTGTACACACTGAGAAGCAAGCCTGTGTTCCGTGAGACCTCCCGTTACCTCCTGCTCTACAACCTCCTATTGGCTGAAACCTTACAGATGGCATTGGCTCAGATGATGTTTCTAATCGCTGTTGGCATGGTGTTAATGACACGCTTAGTGTGCCTTCTAGTTTTTATACCGACCATAATTACCACCGTCATATCACCGTTCAACCTGGCACTGATGTCTTTGGATACATATGTAGCTGTATGTTTCCCTCTGAGGCACGCCAGCATCGTCACGGTCCCCACCACATACGGGGCCATAGCCGTGGTGTGGGCCATCAGCCTTGCTAACATGTTGGTCAAAGTTATCATGTTAAAGTTTCTTGATGCCAGACCCTTTGGTCAGTTCATGAGCATGCTCTGCACTGAGACCAATATATTCCAGTTGAAAATATTCTCAGAGTTTGAGAGCGGTTTTGTGTGT CTCATGGGCATTATCTGCGCTAAGAGCACCCTATTCCAGTTGAAAATATTCTCTGAGTTTGAGAGTGGTTTTGTCTGTGCTGAGTTTGTGTCGGTGGGCCTGATAATTATCCTTTCCTACGTGGGAGTGATGGTGGCGGCCAAGGCCGCCTCCACTGACAGATTGTCAGCCAATAAGGCTTCCAAGACAGTCCTGTTGCACATGATTCAGCTGGGCCTGAGTCTGTCGTCTTCCTTGGTAAGCACGATACTGACAGGCCTCCATGGGAAAGTAGATGTGATCACTTTCAGGCATCTTCGGTTTTCTCTGTTCGTTTGCTTCATCATCCTCCCCAGGTGTCTTAGTTGTCTTATTTACGGCCTGAGGGATCAAATTATCAGGCCGATCTTAATACGACACCTCAGACAAGGAATTAAAATGCTAAATATCCAAGTTATCCACTCAAAATATTAA
- the LOC115547128 gene encoding odorant receptor 131-2-like, which yields MPNDFQLQQNSSTTNGNRENKAGVNVVFSFIPCFIFLYINCVMLYTLRSKPVFRETSRYLLLYNLLLAETLQMILAQMMFLLAAGLVFMTRLVCLLVVIPTIITTVTSPFSLAVMSLERYVAVCFPLRYACIVTVPTTYGAIAVVWAISYANMLIRVIMLTALDSRPFGQLMGIICAKSTLFQLKIFSEFESGFVCAEFVSVGLIIILSYVGVMVAAKAASTDRLSANKASKTVLLHMIQLSLSLSSSLVSTILTGLHGKVDVITFRHLRFSLFVCLIILPRCLSCLIYGLRDQIIRPIFIRHLRLGINCEIFKFYTQYINQ from the coding sequence ATGCCGAACGACTTCCAACTACAACAGAACTCTTCTACCACCAACGGGAACAGAGAGAATAAGGCGGGAGTTAATGTTGTCTTTTCTTTCATCCCATGCTTCATCTTCCTCTACATAAACTGTGTGATGCTGTACACACTGAGAAGCAAGCCTGTGTTCCGTGAGACCTCCCGTTACCTCCTGCTCTACAACCTCCTATTGGCTGAAACCTTACAGATGATATTGGCTCAGATGATGTTTCTACTCGCTGCAGGCCTCGTGTTCATGACACGCTTAGTGTGCCTTCTAGTTGTTATACCGACCATAATTACCACCGTCACATCGCCGTTCAGCCTGGCCGTGATGTCGTTGGAGAGATATGTGGCCGTGTGTTTCCCTCTGAGGTATGCCTGCATCGTCACGGTCCCCACCACATATGGGGCCATAGCCGTGGTGTGGGCCATCAGCTATGCCAACATGTTGATCAGAGTTATCATGTTAACGGCTCTTGATTCCAGACCCTTTGGTCAGCTCATGGGCATTATCTGCGCTAAGAGCACCCTATTCCAGTTGAAAATATTCTCTGAGTTTGAGAGTGGTTTTGTCTGTGCTGAGTTTGTGTCGGTGGGCCTGATCATTATCCTTTCCTACGTGGGAGTGATGGTGGCGGCCAAGGCCGCCTCCACTGACAGATTGTCAGCCAATAAGGCTTCCAAGACAGTCCTGTTGCACATGATTCAGCTGAGCCTGAGTCTGTCGTCTTCCTTGGTAAGCACGATACTGACAGGCCTCCATGGGAAAGTAGATGTGATCACTTTCAGGCATCTTCGGTTTTCTCTGTTCGTTTGCCTCATCATCCTCCCCAGGTGTCTTAGTTGTCTGATTTACGGCCTGAGGGATCAAATTATCAGACCGATCTTTATACGACACCTCAGATTAGGAATTAATTGCGAAATATTCAAGTTTTACACTCAATATATAAATCAATAA
- the LOC115547130 gene encoding odorant receptor 131-2-like: MQNQFQLQQNSSPSEGNGEYLEGYRVVFSIIPCVIFLYINCVMLYTLRSKPVFRETSRYLLLYNLLLAETLQMALAQMMSLLNVGLVFMTRLMCLLVLIPTIITTITSPFSLAVMSLERYVAVCFPLRYACIVTVPTTYGAIAVVWAISYANMLIRVIMLTALDSRPFGQFMGVPCGKNPIFQLKIFSEFESGFVCAEFLSVGLIIILSYVGVMVAAKAASTDKLSANKASKTVLLHMFQLGLSLSSSLFMGIICAKSTLFQLKIFSEFESGFVCAEFLSVGLIIILSYVGVMVAAKAASTDKLSANKASKTVLLHMIQLGLSLSSSLVSTILTGLHGKVDVITFRHLRFSLFVCLIILPRCLSCLIYGLRDQIIRPILIRRLRLGINCEIFKFYTQYMN; encoded by the exons ATGCAGAACCAATTCCAACTGCAACAGAACTCTTCTCCCTCTGAAGGGAACGGAGAGTACCTGGAGGGATATCGGGTTGTCTTCTCTATCATCCCATGCGTCATCTTTCTCTACATAAACTGTGTGATGCTGTACACACTGAGAAGCAAGCCTGTGTTCCGTGAGACCTCCCGTTACCTCCTGCTCTACAACCTCCTATTGGCTGAAACCTTACAAATGGCATTGGCTCAGATGATGTCTCTACTGAACGTTGGCTTGGTGTTCATGACACGCTTAATGTGCCTACTAGTCCTTATACCCACGATAATTACCACTATCACATCGCCGTTCAGCCTGGCCGTGATGTCGTTGGAGAGATATGTGGCCGTGTGTTTCCCTCTGAGGTACGCCTGCATCGTCACGGTCCCCACCACATATGGGGCCATAGCCGTGGTGTGGGCCATCAGCTATGCCAACATGTTGATCAGAGTTATCATGTTAACGGCTCTTGATTCCAGACCCTTTGGTCAGTTCATGGGCGTTCCCTGCGGTAAAAACCCCATATTCCAGTTGAAAATATTCTCTGAGTTTGAGAGTGGTTTTGTCTGTGCTGAGTTTCTGTCGGTGGGCCTGATAATTATCCTTTCCTACGTGGGAGTGATGGTGGCGGCCAAGGCCGCCTCCACTGACAAATTGTCAGCAAATAAGGCTTCCAAGACAGTCCTGTTGCACATGTTTCAGCTGGGCCTGAGTCTGTCGTCTTCCTTG TTCATGGGCATTATCTGCGCTAAGAGCACCCTATTCCAGTTGAAAATATTCTCTGAGTTTGAGAGTGGTTTTGTCTGTGCTGAGTTTCTGTCGGTGGGCCTGATCATTATCCTTTCCTACGTGGGAGTGATGGTGGCGGCCAAGGCCGCCTCCACTGACAAATTGTCAGCCAATAAGGCTTCCAAGACAGTCCTGTTGCACATGATTCAGCTGGGCCTGAGTCTGTCGTCTTCCTTGGTAAGCACGATACTGACAGGCCTCCATGGGAAAGTAGATGTGATCACTTTCAGGCATCTTCGGTTTTCTCTGTTCGTTTGCCTCATCATCCTCCCCAGGTGTCTTAGTTGTCTGATTTACGGCTTGAGGGATCAAATTATCAGACCGATTTTAATACGACGCCTCAGATTAGGAATTAATTGCGAAATATTCAAGTTTTACACTCAATATATGAATTAA